A part of Puntigrus tetrazona isolate hp1 chromosome 21, ASM1883169v1, whole genome shotgun sequence genomic DNA contains:
- the mamdc4 gene encoding apical endosomal glycoprotein, which yields MAACHWILFVCLTLNFCQRAVALERNGCSSSPEETCDFVCDCQDCSDEQGCGYQGRDFVCDFEHEGQCGWTLLSDEGGYMWQRRQRGNTLPDSGPSSDYTTGTSTGWFMAVTAVTTSDTPRTTVLVSPAIKHSSPTCRLRLRYFIWDAGHKGLGDTPLWGSVWQADGEKAVVWRPENTSIRSWREGIIYLGRFSGPFHIQLHSTRSEGMQGDVSIDQMEFLDCALPAPPESGTCGPGFVTCKRDGCVEDYKACDGTDDCGDGTDEENCVYRENFSCDFEDGPCEWDLQTISSLKWKWTNQMNISLSEPLKGPGRDHTTNTEAGHFLYVTKPDVMKSDWTSFQSPPLAPTNETHPCRMVMYTHQFGRVSGGLSVLVAGNQIYPVWERGGALGDLWVKAEVEFVVNSTFQILFVAAIRDQAYGGIAIDDIVLSPECRLSTESMPRPDFPPSPAHPCTDDDLKMCDFMEDCPAGEDESQCGDFSYEMGSSGWTDASIGSQAWELKLEYNETIKEEFLTLTGAPGQQRSEAQTLTPLLGPSGPACTLQFSYSLSGSNPHIGYLAVYVVDGVLGTHPVLWEFSGRTNQTAETWVKEEVYVGARDHRFQLEFRARAEELSSSSQIAVKDVHFVKCFALYEPSGEISCNFEVNLCGWYQDQTDNYDWRLHSGMDHTVHDGRSLVVDMWDTSLRGLSGRLLSVGTYSYTEHCLSFFYKLYGPNTGAFSVKQLLADNSEELLWTRSGAHGNVWHEGHCSVPPQLIGFQLVFEATRSGFDGQLALDDVAFVRRPCSLPTVCSFESQTCGYTSSGRARWVHQSWASANTGPKTDHSLETENGFYMLAHSGVDVLPEGSVTTLTSPVRRGLSHTECVHFWYHTGGKKPGTLNMYVKPTDGSRIQLFSSSIRQGHAWRHGQGNVSWHGDWQLEFEVKGEGDLFSFIAIDDITYSTHSCPTTDRVCDFEKGLCGWSNTQNPSVDMLDWDLTSVQAEMFYSAPPYDHTLFTEEGHFLFLPNSQRDTANQNAWLLSPHLAPTKGTCLSFWVYQATMYDTKLTVWKLSNSEGTRQELLTLHEGGVNWKRFSVNITSDTEYQIVLEGFKGEKGVLALDDIQYTVGVNCAGQKTDQTSSDNTGTIVASVVVVIVLLVLLAVLLVFYLKTKHKADALIQESNVSRISCVGFGNDMYESEPTEG from the exons ATGGCTGCCTGCCACTGGATTCTTTTTGTGTGTCTCACACTGAATTTCTGCCAGAGGG CTGTGGCTCTGGAGCGAAATGGCTGCAGCAGTTCTCCAGAGGAAACGTGTGATTTTGTTTGTGACTGCCAAGATTGTAGTGACGAGCAAGGCTGTG GTTATCAGGGACGGGactttgtgtgtgattttgagCACGAGGGGCAATGTGGATGGACTTTACTGTCAGATGAAGGTGGGTACATGTGGCAAAGACGGCAGAGAGGGAACACACTCCCTGACAGCGGACCGTCTTCTGACTACACCACTGGCACTTCCACAG gTTGGTTCATGGCAGTGACGGCTGTGACGACTTCAGATACTCCCAGAACCACTGTGCTTGTGTCCCCTGCGATAAAACATTCCTCTCCTACCTGTCGCCTTCGGCTCAGATACTTCATCTGGGACGCAG GTCACAAGGGGTTGGGTGACACCCCACTTTGGGGATCTGTGTGGCAAGCTGATGGTGAGAAAGCAGTGGTGTGGAGGCCAGAGAACACCAGCATCCGCAGCTGGAGGGAGGGCATCATCTACCTGGGCCGTTTCTCAGGCCCTTTCCATATCCAGCTTCATTCCACACGCAGTGAAGGGATGCAGGGAGACGTGTCCATTGATCAGATGGAATTCCTAGATTGTGCCCTGCCAG CTCCCCCTGAAAGTGGAACATGCGGTCCTGGATTTGTGACATGTAAGCGGGACGGATGTGTGGAGGACTATAAAGCGTGTGACGGCACGGATGACTGTGGCGATGGAACAGATGAAGAGAACTGTG TATATAGAGAAAACTTTAGCTGTGACTTTGAAGATGGCCCTTGTGAATGGGACCTGCAAACGATATCATCCTTGAAAtggaaatggaccaatcagatGAATATATCACTTTCTGAGCCTCTAAAAGGACCTGGAAGAGACCACACAACTAACACAGAGGCAG GACATTTCTTGTATGTGACCAAACCCGATGTCATGAAGAGTGATTGGACGTCTTTTCAAAGCCCTCCTCTGGCACCAACCAATGAGACACATCCATGTCgg ATGGTAATGTACACTCATCAGTTCGGCCGTGTTTCAGGCGGACTGTCTGTGTTGGTAGCCGGGAATCAGATCTATCCTGTATGGGAACGTGGGGGTGCTCTTGGGGACTTGTGGGTAAAGGCAGAGGTAGAGTTTGTCGTCAACAGCACTTTCCAG ATTCTGTTTGTTGCTGCTATTCGAGACCAGGCTTACGGAGGGATCGCTATCGATGATATTGTGTTGTCCCCTGAGTGCCGCTTATCCACTG AATCAATGCCACGTCCAGATTTTCCTCCCTCTCCCGCTCACCCTTGCACAGACGATGACCTGAAGATGTGTGACTTTATGGAGGACTGTCCTGCTGGAGAAGATGAGTCTCAGTGTG GGGACTTCTCGTATGAGATGGGAAGCTCTGGCTGGACAGATGCCAGTATTGGGAGCCAAGCTTGGGAGCTAAAACTGGAATATAACGAGACCATTAAAG aGGAGTTCCTGACTTTGACTGGTGCTCCTGGACAGCAGCGAAGTGAAGCCCAAACTCTTACCCCTCTCTTGGGTCCGTCTGGTCCAGCATGCACCCTTCAGTTCTCCTACAGTCTCAGCGGCAGTAACCCACACATAG GTTATCTTGCAGTGTATGTGGTAGACGGTGTGTTGGGGACTCATCCTGTGCTGTGGGAGTTTTCTGGACGGACCAATCAGACGGCAGAGACTTGGGTAAAGGAGGAAGTCTATGTTGGAGCCAGAGATCATCGCTTTCAG ttAGAGTTCAGGGCCCGTGCTGAAGAGCTCTCCTCAAGTAGCCAGATTGCAGTGAAGGATGTGCactttgttaaatgttttgctcTGTATGAGCCCTCTGGTG AAATATCATGTAATTTTGAGGTAAATTTGTGCGGATGGTACCAGGACCAAACAGATAATTATGACTGGAGGCTTCATAGTGGAATGGACCACACTGTTCATGATG gtAGGAGTCTGGTGGTGGATATGTGGGACACTTCACTGCGAGGTCTCTCTGGACGTCTCCTCTCAGTCGGAACGTATAGTTACACAGAGCACTGTCTGTCCTTCTTCTACAAACTCTATGGGCCAAACACAG GCGCTTTCAGTGTAAAACAGCTTTTAGCTGACAACTCAGAAGAGCTTTTGTGGACGCGGAGCGGTGCCCATGGTAACGTTTGGCATGAGGGCCATTGCTCCGTGCCTCCTCAGCTCATCGGTTTCCAG CTGGTGTTTGAGGCCACTCGCTCTGGATTTGATGGTCAGCTGGCTTTAGATGATGTGGCGTTTGTGCGAAGACCATGTTCTTTGCCTACCGTGTGCTCGTTTGAGAGTCAGACTTGCGGTTACACCAGTTCGGGAAGAGCCAGGTGGGTACACCAGAGTTGGGCCTCAGCAAACACCGGACCCAAGACGGACCACAGCTTGGAGACAGAAAATG GCTTCTACATGCTGGCCCACAGCGGTGTTGATGTCCTTCCCGAGGGCAGTGTGACCACGTTGACCTCCCCGGTGCGTAGAGGTTTGTCTCACACTGAATGTGTACACTTCTGGTACCatacaggaggaaaaaaaccaG GCACGCTGAATATGTATGTGAAGCCAACTGATGGAAGCAGGATTCAGTTATTCTCCAGCAGCATCAGGCAGGGACATGCTTGGCGTCACGGCCAGGGGAATGTTAGTTGGCATGGGGATTGGCAG CTGGAGTTTGAGGTGAAGGGCGAAGGAGACCTGTTCAGTTTTATTGCCATTGATGACATCACCTACTCAACCCACAGCTGCCCCACAACTG ATCGCGTCTGTGATTTTGAGAAAGGTCTGTGTGGTTGGTCCAACACTCAGAACCCATCTGTAGACATGTTAGACTGGGACCTGACCAGTGTGCAGGCTGAGATGTTCTACAGCGCACCACCATATGACCACACACTATTCACAGAAGAAG GACACTTCTTGTTCCTTCCTAACTCCCAACGTGACACCGCTAACCAGAACGCCTGGCTGTTAAGCCCTCACCTGGCACCAACCAAAGGAACCTGCCTGAGCTTCTGGGTTTATCAGGCAACTATGT ATGACACTAAACTCACAGTGTGGAAGCTGTCTAACTCTGAAGGGACCAGACAAGAATTGCTGACGCTGCATGAGGGAGGTGTAAACTGGAAACGCTTCAGTGTCAATATCACATCAGACACCGAGTACCAG ATTGTACTAGAGGGATTTAAAGGAGAGAAGGGTGTTCTTGCTTTGGATGACATACAGTACACAGTCGGGGTGAACTGTGCTGGGCAGAAGACAGACCAAA CCTCATCTGACAACACGGGAACCATTGTGGCCTCTGTTGTAGTCGTCATTGTGCTCTTAGTGCTGCTCGCTGTCTTGCTGGTGTTCTACCTGAAGACTAAGCATAAAGCAGATGCTTTAATACAGGAATCAAACGTATCTCGTATAAGCTGCGTTGGCTTTGGCAATGACATGTATGAATCT GAACCTACGGAGGGGTGA
- the phpt1 gene encoding 14 kDa phosphohistidine phosphatase produces MKRFSVVVLNFAVVLGFFCPAFAVMSAERLAKIPEVDLDPNGVFKYVLIRVNSNDDDSYVDIVRGYAWAEYHADIYDRVAGELERGGGLDCECLGGGRIKHDSAAKKIHVYGYSMGFGRAKHSVSTEKIKTHYPDYEVTWADEGY; encoded by the exons ATGAAGCGCTTCTCTGTTGTTGTACTGAACTTCGCTGTAGTGTTAGGATTTTTCTGTCCCGCTTTTGCAGTAATGTCCGCCGAACGTCTCGCTAAAATCCCAGAGGTTGATTTAGATCCTAACGGCGTCTTCAAATACGTCCTCATACGGGTGAACAGCAACGATGACGATTCCTATGTTGATATTGTGAGAGGATACGCGTGGGCCGAGTATCACG CTGATATCTATGACCGCGTGGCCGGAGAACTGGAGAGAGGTGGAGGACTGGATTGTGAATGTCTCGGAGGAGGAAGAATCAAACATGACAGTGCTGCAAAAAAGATCCACGTCTACGGTTACTCCATG ggatTTGGGAGAGCAAAGCATTCTGTTTCCACAGAGAAGATAAAAACTCATTACCCAGACTATGAGGTGACCTGGGCTGATGAAGGGTATTGA
- the noc4l gene encoding nucleolar complex protein 4 homolog: MFSETIMAPSTDSNVKEDNSQVTYKKDINTKRILILKNQKHANDIFDVIEYLQSENVKEIIFATDACRRVFCQLFDRGDLYVGDLPEEEGLMSGDRSAEEKYRIFMRHRYNNCVELLLENISHEAYQVKEASLCALMKFVAAEGKHPLQNLDLNEHYSFPRELLRTLMERLLSTKEDMSLLISRFQEFLEKDDVRFYVMSSVRVNISRVMDRNKKAVIPVYQNNVFALLSTINVPSHGPKIQNFLVKQAYKPEEWKAAKVQEHKRAFGEMWLLFLKYKLPSSMYKKILVILHESIMPQMSDPTLLIDFLSAAYDIGGAISLLALNGLFILIHKHNLDYPDFYKKLYSLLDPSIFHVKYRARFFHLVNIFLSSTHLPAYLVAAFVKRFARLSLTAPPTALLILLPFICNLIRRHPSCRVLIHRPSAAEEPCDDPYVMEEKDPVQCHALESSLWEIRTLQKHYHPDVAKAALKINEPLTEEEEDITELLELSTFELMERELKAERKTIPLEFDTATELLKSPREVLGAHFSLE, encoded by the exons ATGTTTAGTGAAACAATCATGGCGCCGTCCACGGACAGCAACGTGAAAGAAGACAACAGTCAGGTTACATATAAAAAggatataaatacaaaaagaattCTTATtctaaaaaaccaaaaacatgctAACGACATATTCGACGTCATTGAATATTTGCAG TCCgaaaatgttaaagaaatcATTTTCGCCACCGATGCTTGCAGAAGGGTTTTCTGCCAGCTGTTCGACAGAGGAGATCTTTACGTCGGCGATTTGCCCGAAGAAGAGGGCCTCATGAGTg GTGATCGCAGCGCTGAAGAGAAGTACAGAATATTCATGAGACACCGTTACAACAATTGTGTGGAGCTTCTGCTGGAAAACATAAGCCATGAAGCTTACCAAGTGAAG GAAGCATCCCTCTGTGCGTTGATGAAGTTTGTTGCAGCGGAAGGCAAACACCCTCTCCAGAATCTGGACTTGAATGAGCACTACAGCTTTCCCAGGGAGCTCTTACGG ACCCTAATGGAGCGTCTTCTCTCGACGAAAGAAGACATGTCTCTGCTCATCTCCAGGTTTCAAGAGTTTTTGGAGAAGGACGACGTGCGCTTCTACGTCATGAGTTCAGTACGAGTAAACATTTCCAGAGTCATGGACAGAAAcaaaaag gcTGTGATTCCTGTATATCAAAACAATGTGTTCGCACTCCTCTCAACCATCAACGTACCCAGCCATGGACCGAAAATTCAAAACTTTCTTGTCAAACAAGCAT ACAAACCCGAAGAATGGAAAGCAGCCAAAGTACag gagcATAAACGAGCTTTTGGGGAAATGTGGCTGTTGTTTCTCAAGTACAAG TTACCTAGCAGCATGTACAAGAAGATCCTGGTGATCCTTCATGAGTCGATAATGCCACAGATGAGTGATCCCACACTTCTGATCGACTTCCTGAGCGCTGCCTATGACATTG GAGGTGCGATCAGTTTGTTGGCTCTGAATGGCTTGTTTATCCTCATCCATAAGCATAATCT GGATTACCCAGATTTTTATAAGAAATTGTACAGCCTGCTGGATCCCTCCATCTTCCATGTCAAGTACAGAGCACGTTTCTTCCACCTGGTGAACATCTTCCTCTCTTCAAC TCATCTGCCAGCCTATCTTGTGGCAGCGTTTGTGAAGCGCTTCGCCCGCCTGTCTCTCACAGCGCCACCTACAGCTCTCCTCATACTTCTGCCATTCATCTGTAATCTCATTCGCCGGCACCCCTCTTGTAGAGTTCTCATCCACAGACCCAGTGCTGCAGAAG AGCCTTGTGATGACCCATATGTGATGGAAGAGAAAGATCCGGTTCAGTGTCATGCTCTGGAGAGCAGCCTATGGGAGATCAGA ACTCTGCAGAAGCATTACCACCCAGATGTGGCCAAGGCTGCCTTGAAGATCAACGAGCCACTGACTGAAGAGGAGGAAGATATCACTGAGCTTCTGGAGCTCTCTACATTTGAG CTAATGGAGCGAGAACTCAAAGCTGAAAGGAAAACGATACCGCTAGAGTTTGACACAGCCACGGAGCTCCTGAAGAGCCCTAGAGAGGTGCTCGGAGCGCACTTCTCTCTAGAGTAA